A region of the Petrotoga mexicana DSM 14811 genome:
GGTTTAACCGCCATAGGCATATCTTCTTTCTCAGTGAAAAACATGTTCTCTTTGTAATGATCCCAATGCCCAGATTGATGCCATAATTTGATATTCATGATTTGAGGGGTTTCTACCTCTACGTATCCATATTTTTTATGAATTTGCCGGGCGTAAGACATCAATTCATTGAGAACAATCTTACCATTTGGTAGAAAAAAAGGCATACCAGGAGCCACTTCAGATTGTAACATGAATAAATTCAATTTTGGACCTAATTTTCTGTGGTCTCTTCTTTTTGCCTCTTCAATCATGTTTAAGTAATCGTCAAGTTGTTCCTTTTTAGGAAAAGCAGTACCATATATTCTTTGGAGCATCTTGTTCTTTTCGTCTCCCCGCCAATAAGCCCCAGATACGGATAAAAGCTTAAAGTATTTAACATATCCAGTAGAGGGAAGATGAGGACCCCTGCACAAATCATAGAAATCTCCTTGAAAATAAACTGAAATAGTGTCTTCTTCTAGTTCCTCAATTAATTCCAGTTTGTAAGGTTGATCTTTGAATAATTCTATAGCCTCTTTTTTACTTACTTCTTTTCTAATAATTTTTATATCTTCTTTTATAATCTTTTTCATTTCTTCTTCTATCCTTGAAAAATCTTCCTCTGAAAGGTTGTACCCTTCAATATCAAAATCATAATAAAAACCATTTTCAATCACCGGACCTATAGCAAGCTTGACTCTGTCCTTCCCAAAAACTCTTACCACCGCTTGAGCCATTATATGAGCCATCGTATGTCGATATATTTTTGGGGCTTTTTCATCATCCAAAGTTATTAACTTAATAGTTGAATCCCGCACTATAGGGGTATTTAAATCTTTTAATTCTCCATTAATTTCTGCAGCTATGGCCTTTCTGTACAGCCCTTGGGATATACTTTTGGCAATTTCTGCAGGGGTAATTCCGTCTTTAAATTCATGAACAGAATTATCTGGAAAAGTTATTTTCACCATTAGATCACCTCGAACAATAATTTAATTCTAAATTGTCAAACTTTCAAGTTTTTCTTTAAGATCTTTTTCTAGTAGCTTATCTATTATTTCATCTAAATCTCCATCAAGTATTTCGTTTATTCTATGAGTGGTATAGTGAATTCTATGATCTGTAACCCTATTTTGCGGAAAATTGTATGTCCTTATTTTTTCACTTCGCTGTGCGGTACCTATTTGTGATTTTCTCTCTTGTATAAGTTGAGATTGCTGCTCCTCTAACTTTATCTCAAAAAGTTTTGCTCTTAGTATATTTAAAGCTTTTTCTTTATTTTGATGTTGGGATCTTTCATTTTGACAAGTCACAACGATCCCGGTCGGTAGATGGGTTATTCTAACCGCAGAATCCGTTTTGTTAACGTACTGACCACCTGCCCCACTTGCCCTATAGGTATCTATTCTGAGATCATTCTCATTTATTTGAACATCTATATCTGTTGCTTCAGGTAACACCGCGACGGTGGCAGTGGAAGTGTGTATCCTTCCAGAAGATTCTGTTTGCGGTACCCTTTGTACCCTATGCACACCGCTTTCG
Encoded here:
- the thrS gene encoding threonine--tRNA ligase, whose product is MVKITFPDNSVHEFKDGITPAEIAKSISQGLYRKAIAAEINGELKDLNTPIVRDSTIKLITLDDEKAPKIYRHTMAHIMAQAVVRVFGKDRVKLAIGPVIENGFYYDFDIEGYNLSEEDFSRIEEEMKKIIKEDIKIIRKEVSKKEAIELFKDQPYKLELIEELEEDTISVYFQGDFYDLCRGPHLPSTGYVKYFKLLSVSGAYWRGDEKNKMLQRIYGTAFPKKEQLDDYLNMIEEAKRRDHRKLGPKLNLFMLQSEVAPGMPFFLPNGKIVLNELMSYARQIHKKYGYVEVETPQIMNIKLWHQSGHWDHYKENMFFTEKEDMPMAVKPMNCPGHILIYKNNFVSYRDLPIRMFEFGKVHRYERSGVLHGLFRVRAFTQDDAHIFCTQSQMEEEIIKVIQLTNEIFSTFGFKYEAILSTMPEDHMGDIESWERATDALKKALEKTNMEYRIDEGEGAFYGPKIDFNVTDSLGRKWQCTTIQLDFQMPERFDIVYADENDEQKRPVMIHRAIFGSLERFFGILIENFAGEFPTWLSPVQVSILPVSEKFNEEAKKFSHVLEQEGIRVYVNDSDATVGYKIRSEQMKKVPYMIVFGEKEMNSDTINIRTRKGDTIENVSKERFIEEIKNEIKNRNLDLTF
- the prfA gene encoding peptide chain release factor 1; protein product: MLDFKEEVKKKIKKLEKQLSDPDVTNDIEKLKKLGQEHSKLSELNTLFESYEQSLEDIKALKEMYENNEVSEEEYQSMLQDLEEKQEKTRKKIIEGLVSQDEYDERNIIMEIRAGTGGDEASLFASELMRMYLRYAERKNWKYEVLDLNENELGGIKTAILKIKGQGAYRRLKYESGVHRVQRVPQTESSGRIHTSTATVAVLPEATDIDVQINENDLRIDTYRASGAGGQYVNKTDSAVRITHLPTGIVVTCQNERSQHQNKEKALNILRAKLFEIKLEEQQSQLIQERKSQIGTAQRSEKIRTYNFPQNRVTDHRIHYTTHRINEILDGDLDEIIDKLLEKDLKEKLESLTI